From the Hordeum vulgare subsp. vulgare chromosome 1H, MorexV3_pseudomolecules_assembly, whole genome shotgun sequence genome, the window ttctccgatagaaatcttggggtaccctttgatgttctttgtgttggatcgaATATGAAGAACCTGAAattatttgatgcatgtcgtataattaacccaaggatacttgaggtgactttGGGGTATATCTAGATGACATTAGggatgattgatatgtatcatggatgTTATTCTAGCATGAACTctcgggttgtttgtgacacttataggaatagatcaaaagattgatcggaaataataactttgaggtggttctactacctacaccaatttcatcttatgttctcctctATTTATGAAGAGTGATTTtttgttgcacattgagggatgatactatgattctactatgttagcattgttgagagattacactagtgaaagtatgaaccctaggccttatttccaagcatttatacgatGTTTTGCTCCCTGTTTTCCActttctaccttgttgttttaatattttagattacaaaaacctatatctactatccatactacacttctatcaccatctcttcgtcgaactagtgcacctatacaatttgccattgtattgggtgtgttcgggacacaagtgatttcttgtatttgattgcaaggttgttcgaaagagaccatcttcatcctaaacctcctacagattgataaaccttaggtcatccacttgaggaaaatttgcCGTTGTCCTAGGAAACCCTGCACTTGGAGGCCTAATAACGtccacaagaataaagttgcatagtagacatcacatgAAAGGCAGAAGATTCGACTGCGAGATCTCGTGATACTTCCACTAGAACCTCATCCCATACGGGGACGAGGAGGAGATGGCCGTTACCCTGGTTCTCCGCCACCATAGGAAGAGTGTGCCTGACCACAGTCCGATTCAATCCGGTGGAAACCAATTGCGTTTGCGCAAATGACCCTTGGATTCATCAGGGTTGGTGGCTCGCGGAGCGTGACCGCGTCCTCACCTTACGCGATGGCTACCGCCTAACGGCCCAACCCTGGATTGGCGACGTAGCCCCTTTCGATGGTACCTCCTCTTTGCAATGCCGGGCTCCGAGCTGAAGGTCAAAGACAGAATATGTCACGACCCAATTGGCCAGGAGGAGCGGTCTGCCCGCCATGTAAGGCACAAGGCGCGACAACCTAGATGCCAAAGCCGCTAAGGCTGTGTTGCAAGTCGCCTTGGACATCAACGAGGAAGCCGTTCGTGCCCCACATCATTGATAAGCAGCAAAGAAGGACGTCACACGCCCTTGTACGAGAGTAATGTCGGGTTGTCCATGCCATGGACAGACCGCCtccaaagaggagaaggaggaggattgcGACCGATTGGACAACTCTGGCTATAAGGAGATGTGTTTTGATCCGTTTTGCCTCTTCGACCGCTACTTTCGCATTGAATACGACAAGGGTAAGGGTGGTCGTGGATGAACTTCTTCCATTGTCGTGTCACGAGTAGTTAATAGAACATGTCATATTTTGATGGTCCGAAGTCATGTGTGTGTTCAATTACGTGTGTAACTGTAATGTTGCATGATATAAGTATGGATTCGAGGATTTGGTTTGAGAGAGATGCTTATGGACGTGAACTTTTGAGGGATGATTGCCATTATAGAGATCCGGTTATAGGGTGTCCGGTTGTAGATACTCCGAGTTTGTCAGCGTAGTGATTCTAAAATTGGATCGGAGCTCCGATCATAGGATCACAACCTAGAATCTGAAAGATCGTAAAATGTCGACTCTACTAACCAAAATGTAGAATCGAAGTGATTTGTGTGGACTGAAAAGTCGTGGAATTATGATTCTGATATTGTAAAGGCAATGCCCTATATTCCAAATCCGCACCGGCATTAGGGCAACTCAAATGGTTCGTCAGCATGTGTCCATTTCTGTCTGTGCGTCCTCGTAAATGTACGAACGTGCATTGTGTTGTTCGCTTCGACCCATTTCCAGACGAAATTTCGATGGGGTTACAACTGTGCTGACACGCTGTGGACACCCACATATCTACACTCCACCCCTTCTACCCGCAAAACCTAATGCCCCACCCCATCTTCATTGCCAGCGCACCCACACCGCTGCCGTCCCGACCGAAGCCGAACCCATCCTCGCCGTGACCGTCCGCACCGGGCCCTGATGAGCCCAAGAAACAGCTGACGCTGGAGCAGCTAGCTGTGAAGACGGGGAGGCATGCCAACCGTAGGAAAAGGGCCAAGACCAAAGTACAAACCAAACGGATATAAGTCGGACAAATTCATATCCGTCCGGTCGCCCGTTGGAGTTGCCTTCAGGGTAGGAGGCTGGCGATTGCCTACGGTGCAATGCAAACAGATAGCATATCCGTGTGAGACCAAAGTGAGGCTCGTGGTCGTGGGGCTGATTCTGCAGGACGTACACGACGTACGTGAACACTGAGCAGTGACGAGTGACCCGCAGTGTCCAGGTACGTAGATGGCACGCAACGGGTGCAAGGTGCAGCCCCCCTTTTCTTTCTACGGAGAAGCACACAATTATCGTTGATTACGTGCCAGTATGCTAACTAATCATGCTGCCTGCCAAGCTACTCACGGTACGCCGGGCAGAGGCGTGCGGCGTGCCGTTGCCTGCCGGTGAAAACCGAGCAACGAACAAAGGAGAGCGTCTGCGTCGACTCTACGTGGAACTGCTGCTGATACAGTGATACTGCTACTAGTGGAAGTTACAAAGGCCGGCTTTCTTTGCCGGCAGGACGGTTCGGTGCCATGCCAGTTTTGGGCTGCCCAACATCCCAAGCGTGTCACAACAACTACCACTTTTAGTTACCACGTAGTACCATGTCTGGGTGCATATAGATTAGATTACATTGATTAAACATGCACAAAAAAGATCACTACTAATTAAGGAGTACTAAGCTAGCTAGTGCACTCGTGCCACGTGAAGGGGCGCCGGCGCCGGCAGCTGGACGGCGTTGCTGCCGCAGTGCTTGTCGGAGCTGGTGGGTTCTTCGGCGGCGGGGAGCTCGAATGGGCCTAGGCGGTGGTCGCCGAGGCGGGACTTGTAGGCGGCCTTCTTGTACTCGGCCCAGGTGAAGTCCCTGTACAGGCTCTGCTCCCCTTCCCGCATCAGCTCCGGCAGCGGCGCGATCCGCTGCGTCGGCGCCGGCCCGCCGAAGTAGATCACCGACAGCCGCGGCTGCTGCCCCTCCGCCGGCGCCACCACCCGGTGCTTCACGCTCCGGAACCGCCCGTTCGTCAGCACCTGAAATGCACCCAGAAAACGAATCCCATCAGAATGCATGCGTGTGAAAACAGTCTGGTGGTACATGTGTGCAGGTGGTCGCACGGCAATGAGTTATCGGTGGTGGGTCGTTGACAAGACCCCGGTGGTGGGTCGGGGAGGGACATGCACGGCACGGACCACAGCTAAATAATGCGCCATGCCCAACCGGACCAAAACATGCAAGCGCACATCTGCATGCATGCGTGGGCGTCCATGGATCCCAGGTAGACGAATGGGGTAGGCGGCAAAGGTAAGTAACAAAGTGAAGCGAGTGGTAATGCATGGTGTGGTAGCGCCTACCTGGAGGGAGTCCCCGACATTGACGAAGAGGGAATCGGGGTCGGGGGCCACGGGTACCCAGCGGCCGTCCGGGAGCGCGATCTGGAGGCCCCCGGTGCGGTTGGACCTGAGCACGGAGATGATCTGCGGGTCCGTGTGCTCCCCGAACCCCGTCACGCCGCGCTGCCCAGCTGCCAGGGGGCAGGGGCACGGCGGGTAGTGGTTTACGCGCACCATCTCGTCGGCTCCGTCCGCCTCCGCCATCTGCCGCAGCACGCCGCGGTGCTCCTCCGCCACGCCGAGACCGTCCGCCATCAGCTCCAGCACCCGCGCTCCCACCTCGCGGACCGCGTCCGTGTACTCCTCCAGCGCCGCCCGGAGCGACGGCGGCAggcaggcggcggcgacggaGCCGGACCCGACGGAGAGAAGGATGTACTCGAGCCAGCCCACGTCGCCGTTGCAGCCGATGCTCTTGCTGCCGTAGCCGAAGGGCCGCGCCGACGCCTCCAGCTTGTCCTCGTGCGGCAGCGCGAAGAAGGCCTCGGCGCGGGCCTCCAGCGCGTCGGTCAGGGCCGCCGGCACGCCGTGGTTGGTCGCCCTGAAGAAGCCCACGCGGCGGCACGCGGCCGCCACGGCAGCCCCCGCGTCCGGCGCCGACAGGTCGACGCTCGGCACCGCGGCCGCCGCGGCATGTGCACATTTCACCAGCGGGATCGTGTCCACGGAGATAGGCACCGTGACCCCCACCATGGCCAGCAGGACGATCTCGCAGAGCACCGATATGTAAGTGAAGCAGAGCAGGAGCAGAAGAGAAGTGAGGAGCAGGGGAACGTTTGCAGTTGTGGTCATGTGATGGGGTGTGACGGCCTCGGATATATAGGCGACATGGGCATCGATTATGAGCTGCACTAACTAACTATAACCAACTAACGAACGAGGTGATCACTTTTTTTTTTGAACGGAAAAAGCCTGACGGCTTTTATATTTCATGTGAAAAAACACTTACATCATTAGCTAATGTATCTACGAGGAAGCATGGATGCTCCTCCATCCATTTTATAGTTCAATGGGTTAACGAGTTGATCACTTAAGTTAGTTTGGACCAGCGAGGGAAGTGACGTGGCAAGAGTGTCAAGGTAAGCTACGCGGATGCACGCACTATGTGTGCAACAGAGGAGGGAAGTGCCACCATGGCCATGGACCAGGCGGTTGGTTGGAACCGTACGGTTCAAGCGCGTCTGTGATGCATCCACGCCGATTTTGTTTTTCGGTCTAAACGGAAATAaaatgttagagttgtgtcgaatattgatATACGAGTTGGGTTACATATGGACTTGGTGTTGTAGTGTGGGTAGGATACATGGAGTTCGTAGTCGGACATGTCGTACCCTTGACCCTTTATATATGAGAAGGCATCCCACGTTGTAACCAATGACGACTAGATAGCGACAGGCTCGCAAGGGGGAGCCGGCGGCTTGTGCCGACGCCCGGGTGGCCGGTGTTGCGGTATctcggggaggagcgcccgtagtcattgCCCTGGGGAGTAGGCGAGTTCgccgaacctcgttaacaaatctcgatgTCGTCATCGTGTTGTGATTGCTCGTTCCTCGATGGATCGACCGCGTACCTCGAatttattctaacaagtggtttcATGAGCAAGGTTACGACGGGTCGCCACATAGATTCAGAGAATCAGCTCGACGAgttcatggtgagattcacgtggCGACTCGGCGAGATGGGATCGACAACAAGCGACACGTCAGGCAAGCCGATGCTGTGCGAAAGCTGAAGGCGGTTTGAACCGGGCCGTGTACAGCTACAAGTGGTATACGCAGAGGCGGTTTTGAACCGGGCCGTGTACAGCTAGGCATTGTACGTGAGGTTTGTTTGGAAACAAAAGGGGACCGAGTCCCTGGAGAAACTTGCTCTCCATCGTATCCAGGTCGGACTGCTGGCCGTGCGCTTGCATTAAAAGGAGCCGGAGGGACGCACAAGCTGCCAGAGACAAAGCAAGAGCAGATCAATCGGGAAGAGAAGAAAATCCATGAGGGACTACACATCCATCAAAAGCAAGGGTTGAGGCAAAGCACAAAGCTAGCATCGTGAGTTGTGTTTGGTAGCTACTACACATGAGAGTATTTGTATGCGAAGTTCGTGTACTTGGCTTTGCGTGGAAGCTCGGATTATTTTTTCACACAGTCAGCCGTACAAAGAACCATGGCGCCAGTGGGTACCAGGTTTGAGGTGGAGAAGTTCGACGAGACCGGAAGCTTTGTGTTATGGCAGACAAGGGTGAAAGATTTGTTGGCACAACAGGGATGTTTGAAGGTGTTGTTGCAGGAAGCCAATCCAGCTAAGAAGGAGGCTGAGGACTGGGAGGAGTTACAGTTGAGGACAGCAGGAACTATACGGTTGTGTCTGTCGGACCAGGTTATTTATCATGTGATGGATGAGAattcgccgaagaagatctgggagAAGCTGGAGAGTCAATTTATGTCCAAGACTGCGATGACCAAGGTGTATCTGAAGCAAAAGTTATATGGGATGAAGATGCAGGAGGGGTCAGATCTTGTGGAGTATATGAACGCCTTTAATCAAGTCGTGACGGATCTAGCACGCTTGGGTGCAACGATTGACGACGAAGATagggcaattctgcttctttgttcATTGCCATCGTCCTTTGACCATTTGATCACTACTTTGACGCACGGCAAGTAGACCGTCAAGAATGAGGATATTACTGCGGCCTTGCTATTTTATCATATGAGAAAGAAGAATGCGGTGGAAGTCTCTAATGGTGAAGGTTTGCTAGTCAAGGGTGAAGATTGGCGGAAGGGATATGAGGCAgggaagaacaagaaaaagaaaaagaaaatacagTGTCACAAGTGTAAGCAGAGGGGACATATTAAAAAGGACTGTCCAGAGCTCAATGGTGGGTCAAGTGCTAATATGGCAATTCATGGTAATGACTCAGACAGCAGTAGTGATGAACGTGTAGTATCAGACAGGCGGTCAACCAAAAGTGAAGCGTGGATGTTGGATTCAGCTTGCTCTTTTCATGCGACACCCAACAAGGAGCGGTTCTCTTCGTACAAATCTGGTGATTTTGGTTTAGCCTATATGGGCGATGACACTGTTATCGTGTTGCTGGAGTAGGTGACAttaaaatcaagatgtttgacggAGTTGAGCGGATGCTTTGGGGAGTCAGGCATGTGCCGGGGCTAAGGAGGGATCTAATTTCGCTTGGAGTTCTTCATGATGTTGGTATGGTATTCCGTTGTGATCGGGATAAGAAGACCATGGAAATCATGGAAGATCAGGTGACCTTGATGATTGGAGCGAGGACGGCTTCGCATCTTTACAAGTTGCGAGGAAGCACTATTGCAGGTGGAGTCACGGAGACTGGAGTTGCAGGAGTAGCAACAACTTCCCACGGAGGCGGCGGGTTTGGGGCAGACTCGTCGGGTAGCTCTCGGTAAGCTACGAAGAAGACAACACAAGTCTGGAGTACATGGAAGTTTGATGCACGGACAAATTCAAAGTGGTGGAACatattcgccaaggtggagtttgttagagttgtgtcgaatattgatgTACGAGTTGGGTTACATATGGACTTGGTGTTGTAGTGTGGGTAGGATACATGGAGTTTCGTAGTCGGACACGTCGTACCCTTGGCCTCTTATATATGAGGAGGCACCCCACGTTGTAACCAATGACGACTAGATAGCGACAGGCTCGCAAGGGGGAGCCGGCGGCTTGTGCCGACGCCCGGGTGGCCGGTGTTGCGGTATctcggggaggagcgcccgtagtcattgCCCCGGGGAGTAGGCGAGTTCgccgaacctcgttaacaaatctcggtgttgtCATCGTGTTGTGATTGCTTGTTCCTCGGTGGATCGACCGCGTACCTCGGATTTATTCTAACAAGGCCTTGTTACGCAATCCcgggtccgctaacaccagcgtttccgaCTCACATGCGTCAACGGGCCCAAccggagagcaacaccgacttatgacaggccttggaccctctccccccaaaagactagccAATTAAGAGGGGACAtcctcacccttataagtcgtgttatgtctcctcccacaaccgatgTGAGACTAaatccaacaatctccccctcacacatcggtcacccatgggtccgctaacaccagcgttcgAGCCCATCTACCATGACCGACGACCCGTGAGTCCACCAAGATTTATTCCGGGCAcctaggctctgataccactgctaCGCAATCCTGGGTCtgctaacaccagcgtttccgacccacatgcgtcaacgggcccaaccggagagcaacactgacttatgacaggccttggaccctctccccccaaaagactagcctATTAGGAGGGGACAtcctcacccttataagtcgtgttatgtctcctcccacaaccgatgTGAGACTAAATCCAACACAAAAGACTTTTCCTTGCTCTTTTTttaaaaaggaggatgacccccggcctttgcatctggaagatgcatgcggccattttattgattattctcgaggatATTACAAAGTATTACAACAATATGTCTCAATCCGTCAACTTCGCAACAgctgtcgctactcctatccatataaTGAAGGGGTGCTAGCTGGCCACATACCCAGACAAGTTACCTAATCCTAACATAAAAAACCGGGAGCCCCAACATAGCCGGTCAAGCCATCTGCCACATACTGGGTGTAGGGCACAAAACCGATCTGACGCACTCGTGTGGTGTCGCCGCCAGCTTCCACCGGTCCATCTTCAGAGCAGATATTGAGGCTTCTACCTTCTGTAGCCACTCTGCCATTGACGCCGCCATGACGCCAGACAGCTACCTCCTCCTACGCGAGTCCTTCTCCACGCATCGGTCGCCGAGTCCCCACAGCGCCATGCCGCCGATATCCGCCGCCATCAATGTGTGAGATGAGGCACCGCTCCACCATTCCTCCAGCCAGCAGTTGCTCCAAAATGATGCCCCCAGGAGGGAAGGCGATAAAACACCATCATCGTCCGATCCAGGAAGACccggatctagggtttcccctggagCGTCCCGATCCTGATGACGCAAACAGCAAAACCGTTGCTCCACCAGACGAGCGCCGCTGACGTCACAACCTCCAAGATGAAGTTGGCCAAAATGCGCCGACATCGAATAGCCGCCACCTCCATCGCCACTTGAGCCGCCCCCGAgcaacgccttcaagaaggaaaaCGCCACCGCGGTGTCGTCGTCGCTTGGAACAAGGGGATCTGAGGTTTTCACCTGAGCTCCTGGGAGGGGTGGAAGGAAGGGGATCCTTTCCGAAGCCTCCAACAAGGGGAACAACACCCAAAGGCGCTGCCTTCGGAGTGGCCACCGCACCGGCCAAGGGACTCCCCCGGAACCCTTCGAACCACCGGATCTGCAAGGCCAGCACCCAAGACCAGCAAGAAGCCATCAGGTGCGGATCCATTGCAGATCGGAGTAGATCGTGGTCGAGGACAAGCAACACCATGGCCACCAGCAACCAGCGAGGACCGCAGCCACACACACCGCCACCCCCACGCCATCCGGGTCAAAGAGGGAGCCGCCAACCGCGCACAGGGGCCACCACCACCTGCACACGCCGGAGCATCGTCGCTTGACCAGCGCCCGCCACCGCCTTCCGAGggccgccgccgagcaccccgcTCTCCGCCACCGCTTGCCGAGGCCTGACCTCTCGCGCCCGACCACGATCGCCACAGGACACCGCCGTCAACCGCCTAGATCCGCCGCCTGTGGAGGAAGGGGAGCCGGGAGAGGGAGTCCCCCGCCGCTGCCGCCTGCCACGCGGGTTTCACTCGGCAGCGTCACCCGACGGTGGCGAGGAGTGGAGGAAGAAAGGGCGGCGGCGTGCCTAGGGTTGAAAGCCCCCGAGTCGTCCAGGGCGGGGGCGACGCGAGGGTACAGTGGATGCagattccttctcttccttgctcTCGTGAATTTCAATTTcagtttctctttttttgtttcgaCATGATATCTCATTTTCCCTTTCAAGAAAATCGAAGGAAACGGATTGGTCATCACCCCGGTCATCGAAGCAGTAGGGTTTTTGCTCTCAAGAATTTTATTCGGTTGGAAGTGCTCTAAAGTAAAGTGAGTAAGACAATAGACAAAGATTTAAAGTGAATTGTTGTTTACTGATGACGAATGAACACTTATAAACATGGAATAGTCGCCTTCGGGGATGCGATGGCTTAGAGAGATGTCGTTTTAGGAACCACCACGACGGTTGTTGAAAGTGTGCAACCGCACATGTGAGAAGGACCAGGGATTATCCCCTAATAACCGCAAGGATTATTTATTTTTAACAGGAAGAACctacttttttcctttttcattattTGTTTACAAATATCTTATTTGCCTCTTCGGGAAGGGGAAAACTAACAGGATGATCATGATCATTGCCCTGTCGTTGGAACATCAatagttttattttcttcttctatAAACCCCGCGTAGATGTGTCGTGTGCACGTACCATGAATGTGACTGGTAACAGAACGGTCGAACGGGAGATATAAGACGGCGAGGATGATGCGGTAGAATGACACCATGGATTTAACCTAATGCACCGACTACCCATTTGTTCTCATATTTTCCCCATTCTAATTATAATGAACATTACCTGCGGAATACTCGCAAGAGGTAGGCGACCATGCTTCTTTCATTCACATTACTGAAAGAATAGAACCAAAGTTCTATGGTGATTTTCATTGAATAAGTATAAACAATATGTTAcagtgggagggaggaggagcctTACTATCTAAACAAGGAGAAGACCGGTTATCCAATTCCAGCTCTGGGGATCATTTTGATTATCTCAAAGGTTGACAGCATGACTGTCATTAATATTGTGTACCAATGGAAGAGGATCCTCCTTGAGACTTAATCTCCATTACCCAAATGATTGAACAATGCCTCTGAAAATTTTGTCATTGCATCTTATCCAAATTTGCCAAGCTCCAGAAATGAGGATCTCAAGATTGCATTAAGTAGGCAACTTTCTGAGCAATAATATAGTCTTCATATGCAAAAGTGTCACTTAATCTGTCTTGGTGATGGTATCCCAACTCTAAAGTAGAATTGCAATTTCATAGAAGATGCATGGTTATTTCCTTAGTGTGCTCAGTACAAAGGGGATAGGAGTAATAACTCACATGAAAACCTTTCGTTTTGAGTAGAGCtctgatgactcacaagtataggggattaatcgtagtcTTTTCGAGAAGTACGTGTTGAAACGAACGATGAGCAGAAGAAAATAATAAGCAGTTTTGACGAAGGCATTCTTTCCAAGTGTTCTGAGTAACAGTGATACATAGTTATGTACAAGATAgttggtaacaagtaacaagtgtgcagcaaggtggcccaattcaGCCCCAtgttccaatatcatccaatagcctatacCAAATCAACGCATTTCCCtttaaagataaagggaaaacattCTTCTTAACCTTGTGCTcggataaaacttccaaaaatctCTTACAATCAatttataaataaattacatttgaaatacaaataattaaatttatattgaatcactacgtGAAATTtgaaataagaaaacaaaaatataggtcacaagaccagTAAATAATTGAATTTATTGTAGATTTTACACTTTTTTTGTATGTTTGTAACTTTACGTGTCATCAAATATTTTTACGttgattatatgtttttacagtcTTTTTTTACGTTtgaaataagacaaaatttacggaACGTAAAATTATGGTGCATTGATATTAAAAAGGGGGAgggatgaagaataactattcatcAGAATATATATATGAGGATGAGttgttccatctcctacataaagattagctagcagtttctctaacatacctaaaggaatttcatagtaaatattttcGGTAGGTTcactaggttgaggagcaacttttTCCACTTCTGGTTAGGGTGAAGatacccaaacaagcccctcaaaggattatcttCCTTagtaacaagcaacaacaaatttCATCATGCATACAAAAACTTTCCTTACCAACTTCCACTTACCATAGGCGCTtcgcttcccggcaacggcgctaagaaagagtcttgatgacccacaagtataggggatcaatcatagtcttttcgataagtaagagtatcaagcccaacgatgagcagaaggaaatgataagcagttgtcAGCATGGTATTCTGTGCAGGTGCtgtgagtaacaatgatagataattTTGTAGGAAGATAgttggtaacaagtaacaagtgtgCAACAAGGTGAACCAATCCTTttcgtagcaaaggacaagcctaaaAGTTCTCTTATAAAGAAAAACACCCTCGATGACACTTGTTAGTTTCCATCTAGTCATGTTCTTCATGTTGAGTTGAGTCAGATTCGTTACTTTGATGATTTGGTATGTGAGTGGACTGACGCTTAGGTGTTGTTGTTACTTGAgcaaacaacctacttatgattaccccatctcgcaagcatcctcaactattgtcacgcccaagatgcgaccctatccttaatttggcacgagggcctcgtcagggatagaagcgcatctcgtcgtgtcgcaagaatggatatcgttacaagtgcatgtactgaaaagaagagatatatatatagaattggcttacacttgccacaagctacatcagagtcacaacagtacaatacataaacatcatgaagaagagcagggtccgactacggacgaaaacaaacgagaaaagaagaacgacttccatccttgctatcccaggctgccggtctggaacccatcctagatcgatgatgaagaagaagaagaagcaactccaaatgaacaatcaacgcgctcgcgtcaagtaacctttacctgtacctgcaactggtgttgtagtaatctgtgagccacacgggactcaacaatctcatttccaaaggtatcaagactagcaaagcttaatgagtgaggtaaggttaagtggtgaggttggagcagcggctaagcatatatttggtggctaaactttcgagtacaagaaataagaggggaagatctacgcatagcggacgtgactactgacgatcaaatgaatgatcgtgaacacctacctacgtcagacataaccccaccatgtcctcgattggagaaggaactcacaaaagaggcagtcacagttacg encodes:
- the LOC123419338 gene encoding gibberellin 2-beta-dioxygenase 3-like, which produces MTTTANVPLLLTSLLLLLCFTYISVLCEIVLLAMVGVTVPISVDTIPLVKCAHAAAAAVPSVDLSAPDAGAAVAAACRRVGFFRATNHGVPAALTDALEARAEAFFALPHEDKLEASARPFGYGSKSIGCNGDVGWLEYILLSVGSGSVAAACLPPSLRAALEEYTDAVREVGARVLELMADGLGVAEEHRGVLRQMAEADGADEMVRVNHYPPCPCPLAAGQRGVTGFGEHTDPQIISVLRSNRTGGLQIALPDGRWVPVAPDPDSLFVNVGDSLQVLTNGRFRSVKHRVVAPAEGQQPRLSVIYFGGPAPTQRIAPLPELMREGEQSLYRDFTWAEYKKAAYKSRLGDHRLGPFELPAAEEPTSSDKHCGSNAVQLPAPAPLHVARVH